The genomic window ACACCAAGCCCGCCGAGTGGCGCGGCCGGGCGGTGCCGGAGGTGCTGCTCAGCGGCAACCACGGCAAGATCGCCCGCTGGCGGCGCGAGCAGGCTTTCACCCGCACGCTGGCCAATCGCCCCGATCTGGTGGGGCGCTGGCGCCTTTCCTCCTTCGACAAGAAGGAGCGCGAGGCGCTGAGCGTGCTCGGGCTCGGCTGGGACGAGGAGCGCGGCCGATTTCTCCGAGTAGCCGAGGCTGTGGAAGAATAGGCCGCTGTTGTCTGTCGCCGGGCTCTTCACAGGTCTTATCGACCAGGAGAGCCGGTGGTCCTGCGCCCCCGCCACGGGGGGATCGCTATGGCCGAGGCGACCCGCAACCCATCCCATTGTCACGAATTTCCGTGGGCGGCCCGTGGCGCCCGCGATGGAGAGCATCATGAGCAACAAGCTCGCTGCTGTCGACGCGGCCTCGCTGCGTACCGACATTCCGGCCTTCCGCGCCGGTGACACCCTGAAGGTTCACGTCCGGGTCATCGAGGGCAACCGCTCCCGTGTCCAGGTCTTCCAGGGCGTTGTGATCCGCCGCCACGGCGCGGGCATCGGTGAGACCTTCACCGTCCGCAAGGTGAGCTTCAACGTCGGCGTGGAGCGCACCTTCCCGGTGCACACCCCGGTCGTCGAGAAGATCGAGGTCGTCACCCGCGGTGACGTCCGTCGCGCCAAGCTGTACTACCTCCGTGACCTGCGCGGCAAGGCCGCGAAGATCAAGGAGAAGCGCGACCGCTGAGTCGCTGCCCCCGGCGCGAGTCGGGGGTGCGGCACGCTCAGGCTGGGCCGCTAAGCTCAGCCCCGATGAGCACGCACGAACCGATCGCGGACCGCGACGGCACCTCCGCACCTCCGGGTGCGGGACCGCCGTCGCGGTCCGCGGTCGTTTCGCTCGGTGAAGCCGGTGAAGCCGGTGATGTCAGTGACGCCGTCGAGGCCGTCGAGAGCACCGGCGCCGCCGAGCCGACCGCGCCCGAGCCGGCCTCCGCCGAGCCGACCGAGCCCGCGCCCGAGGGCGGCTGGCGGCTGCGCGACCTGGCCAAGCTCGTCGCCGCTTGCGTCCTGATCCTGCTGCTGGTCAACGTCTTTGTCGCGCAGCCCTTCGTGGTGCCCTCCGGCTCGATGGAGAACACCCTGCGCCCGGGCGACCGCCTGGTGGTGAACAAGCTGTCCTACCAGTTCGGCGGCACCGTGAGCCGCGGCGACGTGGTGGTCTTCGACGGCACCGACTCCTTCGTGCCCGGCGGCAACGAGTCGATCGGCATCGGCACCGAGCTGCGCAAGTTCGGCTCGGCGCTGGGTCTGGCGCCCTCGGACGGCTCGATCTTCGTCAAGCGGGTGATCGGTGTGGGCGGCGACCGGGTGACCTACCGGGCCGGCGCCCACGAGTTGACCGTCAACGGCGTGCCGCTGGCCGAGTCGGACTACCTGTACCCGGGCGACGCCCCCTCCAGCGTGGGCTTCGACGTCCAGGTCCCGCCCGGCAAGCTCTTCGTGCTGGGCGACCACCGCAGCAACTCCAGCGACTCCCGGGACCACCTCGGCGATCCCGGCGGCGGGTTCGTGCCGGTCAGCAAGGTGATCGGCCGGGCCGCCTGGGTGATCTTCCCGGTCGGGCACTGGTCCTCGCTGGACCCGCCGGCCGGCTTCGCCGCCGTCGCCGCGGCAGCGAAGGGCGGTGCCCGTGGGAACCAGGGGTAGACCCGCACCCAGCGGCCACCCGCGGCCCGACGGCGCCGCGGACCCGCACGGCGGCGCCGGGCCGTCGGGCGTGAGCGACGACCGGTCCACGTCGGCGGAGCGTTCGGCCGAGGGCCCGCCGACCGGCTCGGCCGTGCCCCTTCGCGGGCGCGCGCAGCGGCGGCGCACCGCCCGGCGGGCCGCGCGCACCGGCCGGCGCTCGCTCTGGCGCGAGCTCCCGGTGATCGCCGTGGTGGCGCTGCTGATCGCGCTGGTGCTGAAGACCTTCTTCGTGCAGGTCTTCTCGATCCCCTCCGGATCGATGGAGCAGACCATCCAGGTCGGTGACCGGGTGCTGGTGGACAAGCTCACCCCCTGGTTCGGCAGCACACCGCAGCGCGGCGACGTGGTGGTCTTCAAGGACCCGGGCGGCTGGCTGGAGAACCAGCCCGCCACGGACGCCGGCGGCCCGGTCGTCCGCGGCCTCAAGGACGCCTTCAGCTTCGTGGGCCTGCTGCCCTCCTCGAACGAGCAGGACCTGATCAAGCGGGTGATCGGGGTCGGCGGCGACACCGTGGCCTGCTGCGACGACCAGGGCCGGATCACCGTCAACGGCACGCCGATCGCGGAGCCGTACCTGGCTCCCGGCAACCTGCCCTCGCGCATCCCGTTCCGGGTCACGGTGCCCAAGGGGCGCCTGTGGGTGATGGGCGACCATCGCGACCTGTCCGCCGACTCGCGCTACCACATGAGCGGCCCGGGGCAGGGCACCGTGCCGGTCGGGAACGTGATCGGGCGCGCCTTCCTGATCGCGTGGCCGCTGGACCGCCTGCAGGGGATCTCCCGGCCCAGCTACCGGACTCCGGCCGCACTCGGGTCGCCGGGGGGCGGTGCGCTCGCCGCTGGGAGCACGGGCCAATCGGTCGGGCTCAACCCGGATCCCCTGGAACCTTCGCTCGTTATGGGGATGTTGGGCGTTTCCCCGGCGCTGCTGCGGCGGCGACGATCCGGGGTGCTCACCGGCGGCTCGCGCGCGGCCCGACGCCGCTGGCGGGCGGCCCGGCGATCAGCGGGCCCGGACTGACGGTCCGTCCGGTCCGCCGAGCCGCCGTGTGGGAGAGCCGGGTGGACCACTCGGAGTGATAGAGAAGTGCAGACATCCTCGCGGCCCGTGCCGTGCGGATGGTTCCGAAGGCTGTGCTGGTGTCAGGCCGTCCGCTGATGGGCAGGCCTGAGCCGGGTTCACGGTCGGTCACAGACGAGGTGTCCGCTGCGCGGCACTGGTGAGCGCGGACGATGGTCGTCCGCACAGCAGGGAGGAGATGTCGTGGGGGATCTGGTGATCGGCGCCCGCGGGGCCGGCGAGCCTGAGGGCTCCGGCGGCCGTACGGCCCAGTCCACCGAGTCCGGGCAGCCGACCGAGCCGGGCGACGGCGCGGGCGGCCAGGGCGGTGGCCCGCTGCCGGGCGCGGCCGACGAGCGCCCCGGCGACGGTGGTCCGCAGGCCCCCGGGGCCCCGGCGGAGGACAAGGAGAAGCGGGCCGGCGAGCGCAAGCAGCGCTCGTTCTGGAAGGAACTGCCGATCCTGGTCGGTATCGCGCTGGTCCTGGCCCTGGTCATCAAGACCTTCTTCGTGCAGGCCTTCTCCATCCCGTCCGCGTCGATGGAGCAGACCCTCCAGATCGGCGACCGGGTGCTCGTGGACAAGCTGACCCCGTGGTTCGGCTCCAAGCCCGACCGCGGCGACGTGGTGGTCTTCCACGACCCGGGCGGCTGGCTCGACGGCGAGGGGACCCAGCAGAGCTCCAACGCGGTGGTCCGAGGCGCCCAGGACGTCCTGAGCTTCATCGGCCTGATGCCGTCGGCCAACGAGAAGGACCTGATCAAGCGCGTGATCGGGGTGGCCGGCGACACGATCGAGTGCCAGGGCAACGGGCCGCTCAAGGTCAACGGCGTGGCGCTGAACGAGCCCTACGTCTACACCCCGGGCATCACGCCGCCGGACCCGTGCGCGGGCAAGCCGTTCGGGCCGGTCAAGGTGCCGCCGAACGCGATCTGGGTGATGGGTGACCACCGCAGCGACTCGCTGGACTCGCGCTTCCACATGGACCAGCCGGCCACCAAGAGCGAGCCCGGCGGCGGCTTCGTCTCGGTGAACGACGTGGTCGGGCGGGCCTTCGTGGTGGCCTGGCCGGTCAACCACTGGTCCACCCTGCCGGTGCCGTCCACCTTCGGGCAGAAGGGCATCGCGACGGCGGGCCTGGTGCCCCCGGCGCTCGGCGCCGTCGGGACCCTGCCGGTGGCGTGGTGGCTGCGCCGCCGGCGCACGAAGGGCGACTGACCCGTCCCTTTTCCTTCCGTTTTCTCTTGCGCGGGCCGTGGTACCGACGAGTAATCTGCTCGGACGTGTCACGGCCCGCCGCCGTGCCCGGCCCTCGAACCAGGACGGTCCCGATGAGCAGGCTCACCGAAGAAGGTCCCGGCCCGTCCGGGCCCGGTGCTGGGACGGACACCGCGGCTGCGGCGCCGGGCGCCGCACCGGCGGCGCGCCCGCGTCGCTGGGGAGCCGGCGCGGTGCTGCAGACCGTGGCCCTGGTGCTCGGCCTCGGCCTGCTGCTGGGTGGGTTCGGGCTGATCGCCCTGGACTACCGCCCCTACGCGGTGCCCACCGGCTCGATGGAGCCGACCATCTCCGCCGGTGACACGGTGCTCGCCCGCAAGGTCGACGGCGGACAGGTCGGGCGCGGCGACATCGTGGTCTTCCACGATCCGACCTGGGAAGGCGGCGCCACCATGGTCAAGCGGGTGGTGGCGGTCGGCGGCGACACGGTGGCCTACGGCAGCGCGGAGCACAGCCTGGCGGTCGACGGCAAGCCCGTGACCGAGCCCTATCTGGCGCCCGACCAACTGCCGGGCACACCCTTCAGCATCCAGGTCCCGGCGGGGCGGCTCTTCCTGCTCGGCGACAACCGCGGCAGCTCGCTGGACTCCCGCTCGCACCTGGAGGAGCTCTCCGGGACGGTGCCCGCCACCGATGTGATCGCCCGGGTGGAGGCGACCGTCTGGCCGTCCGGCCACGCGGGCCTGCGCGGGCGTACGGTGGCCTTCGACGCGCTGGGCGGCCCGGTGGCGAGCCGGCCGGGGCCGCTGGTGCCCGCCGCCTGGGCGTCGGTGGCCGGTGCGGCGGTGATCGTGCTGACCTCGCTGACCGGGCCGGTGGCCGCGTTGGCGCGCCGGGCGCGCGGGCGGCGCTGAGCCGCGGCTGCGGCGCTGAGAGCCGGATACGGGAGCGGTGGACGGGATGGGTGCCGGTGAGCCGGTGGTGCGGCGGCGTGAAGCGGCCCGAGTGCTGCTGCTGGATTCGGCCGACCGCCTGCTGCTCTTCCACGGCTTCGACCCCGCCGAACCGGCCCGGACCTGGTGGTTCACCCCGGGCGGCGGGCTGGAGCCGGGGGAGGACAGCCGGGCGGCGGCGCGGCGGGAGCTGGCGGAGGAGACCGGGCTGACCGGGATCGAGCTGGGGCCGGTGGTCGCCGTCGACCTGGCGCTGTTCCCGTACGACGGCGAGCGGTACGAGCAGCGCCAGAGCTTCCACCTCGCCCGGATCCGGCGCGCCGGGCCCGAGCCGGACAGTTCGGGTTCCGAGCGGCAGGAGCGCGCCCAACTGCGGGAGGCGCGTTGGTGGACGCTGGCGGAACTGCGCGGTACGACCGAGCAGGTCTACCCGGTGCGGCTGGCGGAGCTGCTGGAACTCCTGCTGGAACAGGGGTCACCGGTCGACCCGGTCCGCCTCTGACCGAGGGTGGCGTGGTCCACAATGGGGAGGGACATGCCGAGCTGAGGGGACGCCTGCATGAGTGCGGAAGATCTCGAGAAGTACGAGACCGAGATGGAGCTCAAGCTCTACCGGGAGTACAAGGACGTCGTCGGCCTGTTCAAGTACGTGATCGAGACCGAACGGCGGTTCTACCTCACGAACGACTACGAGCTGCAGGTGCACTCGGTCCAGGGGGAGGTGTTCTTCGAGGTCTCGATGGCCGACGCCTGGGTCTGGGACATGTACCGCCCCGCCCGGTTCGTCCGGAAGGTGCGGGTGCTGACCTTCAAGGACGTCAACATCGAGGAACTGGCGAAGAGCGACCTGGAGCTGCCCTCGGACGAGGCGGGCTTCGGCAGCTGAACCTGCTGGGGCCCCGAGCCGGCGGGGCCCCGGTGCATCCGTCCGGGTGGCGGCGATTGTCCACACCCCCCGGGTTGTCCACAGTTCGACGGCACCCGCTGGTCGGGACGGATGCTGGACGGCAACCTCCGTGATCGGAGGTGATCGCCGTGCAGAACGCACACACGGCCCTGGGCCGCTACGGCGAAGAGGTGGCCGCCCGCCGGCTCGCCGAACAGGGCCTGCGGGTCCTTGAGCGCAACTGGCGCTGCCCCGAGGGCGAACTCGACATCATCGTGCTCGATGGCGACACGGTCGCCGTCTGCGAGGTCAAGACCCGCTCGGAGCAGGGCTTCCAGCAGCCGGCGGAGGCGATCGGCACGGTCAAGGCGCAGCGCCTGCGCCACCTCGCCGAACGCTGGCTGGCCGAACGCTGGCCGGAGCACTTCGTCCGGCTGGCCGAGGGCGTGACCGGGGCGCCGCCGCCCCGCGACGACACCGGAGCCGCGCCCCGGCCGGGCGACCCGGCGCCGACCCCACCCGTCCCACCCGCCACCGTGGTGCCGCTGCCGCCCGGCGGGGTCCGGATCGACCTCGTCGCGGTGGTCAGCCGGGCGCGCGGTGCCGCGCGGATCGAGCACCTGCGGGGGGTGGTCTGAGATGGCCTTCGCGCGAACCTGTTCGGTGGCCCTGATCGGGGTGGACGGCGTCGTGGTCGAGGTGCAGGCCGACCTCGAACCGGGCGTGGCCGCCTTCACCCTGGTCGGGCTGCCCGACAAGGCGCTCAGTGAGGCCCGCGACCGGGTCAGGGCGGCGGTGGTGAACTCGGGGGAGAGCTGGCCGCAGCGCAAGCTCACGGTCGGGCTCAGTCCCGCCTCGGTGCCCAAGAGCGGTAGCGGCTTCGATCTCGCGGTGGCCTGTGCGGTGCTCGCCGCCGCCGAGCGCCTGCCGCCGGAGGCCATCGCCGACCTGCTGGTCATCGGCGAGCTCGGGCTGGACGGCCGGGTCCGCCCGGTGCGCGGCGTGCTGCCCTCGGTGCTGGCGGCTGCCGATGCCGGCTACCGGCAGGTGGTGGTCGCGGAGCAGACCGCGGCCGAGGCGGCGCTGGTTCCCGGCGTCTCGGTGCTCGGCGTGCGCAGCCTGCGCCAGCTGATCGCCCTGCTCACCGATGCGCCCGTCCCCGAGGAGCCGCCGGATCCGGTCGCCGGCAGCCCCGACCCGCTGATGTCCGGCCTGCTGCTGCCGGGCGCCGCCGTGCGCCGGACCACCGCCGACCCCGAGTTCGGCCCCGACCTGGCGGACGTCGCCGGGCAGGAGGAGGCCCGCCAGGCGCTGGAGATCGCCGCCGCCGGCGCCCACCACCTCTATCTCAAGGGTCCGCCCGGAGCCGGCAAGACGATGCTCGCCGAGCGCCTGCCCGGGCTGCTCCCGCCGCTGACCCGGACCGAAGCGCTGGAGGTCACCGCGGTGCACTCGGTGGCCGGACTGCTGCCCGCCGGGCGTCCACTCGTCGACCTGCCGCCCTACTGCGCCCCGCACCACTCCACCACGATGCCCGCCATCATCGGCGGCGGCAGCGGACTGCCCCGCCCGGGCGCCGTCTCGCTGGCCCACCGCGGCGTGCTCTTCCTGGACGAGGCACCGGAGTTCCCGGTCCGGGTCCTGGACGCACTGCGCCAGCCCCTGGAGTCCGGTGAGGTGGTGATCGCCCGCTCGGCGGGCTCGCTGCGGCTGCCGGCCAACTTCCTGCTCTGCCTGGCGGCCAATCCGTGTCCGTGCGGCCGGCACTCCCGGCGGGGCGAGGGGTGCGAGTGCACGCCGACCATGGTGAGCCGCTATCAGGCGCGGCTGTCCGGGCCGCTGCTGGACCGGGTGGACCTCCGGGTCCAGGTCGAGCCGGTGACCCGGGCCGCACTGCTGGACCGGGACAGCTCGGCCGAGCGCACCGCCGTGGTGGCCGCCCGGGTCCGGGCCGCCAGGGAGCGCACCGCGGCCCGCCTCGCCGGGACGCCGTGGCGCACCAACGCCGAGGTCCCCGGCCGTGAGCTGCGCACCCGTTGGCGGCCACTGGAGGGGTCGCTGACCGAGGCCGAGCGCGAGATGGAGCACGGCCACCTCACCGCGCGCGGGCTGGACCGGGTGTTGCGAGTGGCCTGGACCATCGCCGACCTGGCAGGCCGCGACGCCCCCGGGGCCGCCGAGGTGCAGGCGGCCCTGGTGCTGCGGCGTGGCTTTCCGAGCGGTGTCCGATCGCTGGGGGCGCCGCTGAGCAGGCCCTTGGGAGGGCGGCCATGACCGAGCGGGCAGAGAGACAGACCGCGCTGGACCTCACGGCCGGCACCGGTCCGCACACCGGTCCGCGCACGGGTGCCGACACCGGTGCGGGTGCCGTCCGGGCGGCACTCCCGGGGGAGGAGCGGCTGGCCCGGGTCGCGCTGACCCGGCTGGTCGAGCCCGGCACCACGGCGGTGGGCCGGTGGCTGCGCTCGCGGTCCGCGGCCGAACTGATCGAGCTGGTGCGGACCGGGCAGGAGGTGCCCGAGCTGAGCCTCGATCAGCAACGCCTGGAGGTGCTGCGCCGGCGGCTGGCACTCACCGATCCGGTCGCCGACCTCGAACGGCTGCGGGCGATCGGTGGCCGCTTCCTCGTCCCCACCGACGCGGAGTGGCCCAGCCAGCTGGCCGACCTGGCCGATGCCCAGCCGATCGGCCTGTGGGTGCTGGGCACCGGTTCGCTCCGACTGCTCGCCCTGCGCTCGGTCGCGCTGGTCGGCGCCCGCGCCTGCACGGCCTACGGCGCGCATGTCGCCACGGAGCTCGCGGCCGCACTCGCCGAGCGCGGCTGGGTGGTCTGTTCCGGGGCGGCCTACGGCATCGACGCGGCGGCCCATCGCGGCGCGCTCGCGGTGGGCGGTATGACGGTGGCGGTGCTCGCCTGTGGAGTGGACGTGCGCTACCCGCGCGGCAACAGCGAACTGATCGGCCGGATCGCCGAACAGGGCCAGCTGCTCAGCGAGCTGCCGCCGGGGGAGCATCCCAACCGCTTCCGCTTCGTGCTCCGCAACCGGGTGCTGGCGGCGCTGACCCGGGGGACCGTCGTCGTCGAGGCGGCGGTGCGCAGCGGCGCGCTCAGCACCGCCCGGCGCGCCCAGGAGCTCAACCGGCACACCATGGGCGTGTGCGGGCCGGTGACCTCCGAGCTCTCGGCCGGTGTGCACGCGTTGATCCGCGGCGGTGGCGCCACGCTGGTCACCGACGCGGCGGAGGTGGCCGAGCAGATCGGCTCGATCGGCGCGGACCTCGCCCCACCGCGCGACTCCCGGCCCCGCCCCAGGGACCTGCTCCACCACGCCGCCGCTCAGCTGCTGGAGGCGATCCCGGGCGGGCCGGCCGGCGCATCGGTCCCTGACCTGGTGCTGCGCACCGGTTTCCCCGCCGATCAGGTCCGCAAGGAGCTCTACGGACTCTGTTCGCTGGGCTTCGTCCAACGCGTGGGATCGCACTGGAGGGTGATCCGTTGACGGCTGACGAATCGTGAGGTGCGCGGTGCTCGTTGGTGCGGTCACGGGCATCCGCACCGCGCGACGGCGCCGCCCCGGAGGTCCCGAATCGTGCGCGCCCGTTCCCACGACGGAGTGAACGCCACCGGAACGAGCGACGGCCAGGTGGTGGTAGCACAGCGCATCGACTCGGTCACGCTACGCTCGCTATGGCTTCCCTATCAGCACATGACTCGGCAGAACGGCGCAGACCCACGTATGCCCACACACATTCCCGGACACAGGGTGACCAGTGCCGGCCTGCCCTCGGGGGGCTCCGGCACCGACTCGCGACTCAGCACCGACGCCCAGCCCGCGAAGCCCGTCCTGTCGAGCAGTCATCCGCCGAGCGTCGCCGTGCCGCTGTCCGGAGCTGACGTCCCGCCAAGCACTCCGGGCCCGGAGCACGGCGCCGAGTGGCGCAGCGCACCGGGCGCGGAGGTAGGGGGCGCGGTCGTCGGTGGGCGGGCGCTGAACGCGCCGGAGCCGACCGGGCGCGCGGCCGAACGCACCGCGCACCCGAGGGAAGCACTCTCCGGGGAGCCATCTGCCCGGGAGCCGCGCAGATCCTCGGCCGACCAGCCGTCAGCGGGCGCCCCAGTGGGCGCTGCCGGCCGGGCAGCGCCGGTGGCAGCTCGGCCGGCCCGGCCGGCGCTGCCAGGCGACACCCGTGCCGAGTCGCCCGCCCGGCTGCCCAGGCCGAACGCCACGCCGTTCCCCCCTGTGGGCCGTCCACCGGTCTCGGAACTCGGCCCGCCCGCGAGACCGCTCGCCGACCCCAGCCTCGGCGCCGGCCCGGCGCCCGACCCTGAGCAGCACCACCCGGCCGGTTCCGCCGAGCAACCCCCGGCTCCGCAAGCGGACCAGCCGGCCTTTCCGACGGCCGTCCCGCCCACCGGGCGACGTGAGGACGTGCCAGGTCCGCGGGCGCCACACGTTCTCCCGCATGCGCTCCCCGCGCCTGGGCGCAGCCCCGAGCAGCAGGCGGTCCCCGGAGCCGGCCCGGGCAACGCAGCACGGGCACGCCGGATCGACGCCACGCGCGGGCAGAGCGTCATCGTGCCCGCCGGTGCGGAGGCAGGCGGGAACCGGGCCATCGGCCGTGCGGCGGGGCGGGCCGCAGTGGTGGCGCAGAGAGCGTCCGGGGTGCCCGGGATGGCCTCGGTGCCGGCACCCGGACGCGGGCCGGACCGCAGTCCGGCCCGGCGGGGGCAGGGCGAGAGCGTCGGCAGCGGCGGTGCGGCCCGGGTCGCCGCGGAGCCCGGGCCGCACGCCGGACGGGACCGCCCTTCTGCCCCGGCACCCCCGACGCCGACCGGCTCGGCAGGGCGGGGGGCCGACTGCGGTCCGCGACCGCTGCCGGCGGATCCGGCGGTGGCGGTGCCCGCACCGGCCAGGCCGTCCGGGGGGCAGAGCGGCCCCGGCCGCCCACCCGGTGCTGCCGAACCCGCCACCGGGGCACGGCCGCGGCTCGGTCAGCAGGCTGCGCCGCCACCGGCCGGCACCCCACCGCCAGCTGCCGCGCCACCGGCCGCCCCGCCGACACCTGCCCAGTCGTCAGCAACCCCGCCCTCGGGCCGCGTGCCCTCCACCACCGCGCCCCCCACGGTGGCCGCCTGCACTCCGGCCCGCGCGGCCGACGCGCGGCCGGGTGCGCGGGGTACAGGCGGACAGAGCGCACTCGAGTCGCTCTGGCGCTCCTACAAGGGCAGCGGTGACCCCTACCTCCGCGAGCAGTTGATCCTCCATTACTCGCCCCTGGTGAAATACGTGGCCGGCCGGGTCGGCGTCGGCCTGCCCGCCAACGTCGAGCAGGCGGACTTCGTCTCCTCCGGTGTCTTCGGGCTGATCGACGCGATCGAGAAGTTCGACCTGGACCGGGCGATCAAGTTCGAGACCTACGCGATCAGCCGGATCCGCGGCGCGATCATCGACGAATTGCGGGCCCTGGACTGGATCCCCCGCTCGATCCGGCAGAAGGCCAAGGCGGTCGAGCGGACCTATGCCGCCCTGGAGGCCCGGCTGCGACGGACTCCGCACGAGCCCGAGGTGGCCGCGGAGATGGGCATCGCGATCGAGGACCTGCACGCGATCTTCAGTCAGCTCTCGCTCGCCAACGTGGTGGCGCTGGACGAACTGCTCCACCCGGCCGGTGAGGGTGGCGAACGGCTGAGTCTGATGGACACCCTGGAGGACACGGGCGCCGACGACCCGGTCGAGGTCGCCGAGG from Kitasatospora sp. NBC_01250 includes these protein-coding regions:
- a CDS encoding YifB family Mg chelatase-like AAA ATPase, with translation MAFARTCSVALIGVDGVVVEVQADLEPGVAAFTLVGLPDKALSEARDRVRAAVVNSGESWPQRKLTVGLSPASVPKSGSGFDLAVACAVLAAAERLPPEAIADLLVIGELGLDGRVRPVRGVLPSVLAAADAGYRQVVVAEQTAAEAALVPGVSVLGVRSLRQLIALLTDAPVPEEPPDPVAGSPDPLMSGLLLPGAAVRRTTADPEFGPDLADVAGQEEARQALEIAAAGAHHLYLKGPPGAGKTMLAERLPGLLPPLTRTEALEVTAVHSVAGLLPAGRPLVDLPPYCAPHHSTTMPAIIGGGSGLPRPGAVSLAHRGVLFLDEAPEFPVRVLDALRQPLESGEVVIARSAGSLRLPANFLLCLAANPCPCGRHSRRGEGCECTPTMVSRYQARLSGPLLDRVDLRVQVEPVTRAALLDRDSSAERTAVVAARVRAARERTAARLAGTPWRTNAEVPGRELRTRWRPLEGSLTEAEREMEHGHLTARGLDRVLRVAWTIADLAGRDAPGAAEVQAALVLRRGFPSGVRSLGAPLSRPLGGRP
- the whiG gene encoding RNA polymerase sigma factor WhiG gives rise to the protein MPSTTAPPTVAACTPARAADARPGARGTGGQSALESLWRSYKGSGDPYLREQLILHYSPLVKYVAGRVGVGLPANVEQADFVSSGVFGLIDAIEKFDLDRAIKFETYAISRIRGAIIDELRALDWIPRSIRQKAKAVERTYAALEARLRRTPHEPEVAAEMGIAIEDLHAIFSQLSLANVVALDELLHPAGEGGERLSLMDTLEDTGADDPVEVAEDRELRKLLARAINTLPDREKTVVTLYYYEGLTLAEIGQVLGVTESRVSQIHTKSVLQLRAKLSDLR
- a CDS encoding DUF2469 domain-containing protein; the protein is MSAEDLEKYETEMELKLYREYKDVVGLFKYVIETERRFYLTNDYELQVHSVQGEVFFEVSMADAWVWDMYRPARFVRKVRVLTFKDVNIEELAKSDLELPSDEAGFGS
- the lepB gene encoding signal peptidase I; translated protein: MGDLVIGARGAGEPEGSGGRTAQSTESGQPTEPGDGAGGQGGGPLPGAADERPGDGGPQAPGAPAEDKEKRAGERKQRSFWKELPILVGIALVLALVIKTFFVQAFSIPSASMEQTLQIGDRVLVDKLTPWFGSKPDRGDVVVFHDPGGWLDGEGTQQSSNAVVRGAQDVLSFIGLMPSANEKDLIKRVIGVAGDTIECQGNGPLKVNGVALNEPYVYTPGITPPDPCAGKPFGPVKVPPNAIWVMGDHRSDSLDSRFHMDQPATKSEPGGGFVSVNDVVGRAFVVAWPVNHWSTLPVPSTFGQKGIATAGLVPPALGAVGTLPVAWWLRRRRTKGD
- a CDS encoding NUDIX hydrolase; this translates as MGAGEPVVRRREAARVLLLDSADRLLLFHGFDPAEPARTWWFTPGGGLEPGEDSRAAARRELAEETGLTGIELGPVVAVDLALFPYDGERYEQRQSFHLARIRRAGPEPDSSGSERQERAQLREARWWTLAELRGTTEQVYPVRLAELLELLLEQGSPVDPVRL
- the lepB gene encoding signal peptidase I, with protein sequence MSTHEPIADRDGTSAPPGAGPPSRSAVVSLGEAGEAGDVSDAVEAVESTGAAEPTAPEPASAEPTEPAPEGGWRLRDLAKLVAACVLILLLVNVFVAQPFVVPSGSMENTLRPGDRLVVNKLSYQFGGTVSRGDVVVFDGTDSFVPGGNESIGIGTELRKFGSALGLAPSDGSIFVKRVIGVGGDRVTYRAGAHELTVNGVPLAESDYLYPGDAPSSVGFDVQVPPGKLFVLGDHRSNSSDSRDHLGDPGGGFVPVSKVIGRAAWVIFPVGHWSSLDPPAGFAAVAAAAKGGARGNQG
- the lepB gene encoding signal peptidase I — encoded protein: MSDDRSTSAERSAEGPPTGSAVPLRGRAQRRRTARRAARTGRRSLWRELPVIAVVALLIALVLKTFFVQVFSIPSGSMEQTIQVGDRVLVDKLTPWFGSTPQRGDVVVFKDPGGWLENQPATDAGGPVVRGLKDAFSFVGLLPSSNEQDLIKRVIGVGGDTVACCDDQGRITVNGTPIAEPYLAPGNLPSRIPFRVTVPKGRLWVMGDHRDLSADSRYHMSGPGQGTVPVGNVIGRAFLIAWPLDRLQGISRPSYRTPAALGSPGGGALAAGSTGQSVGLNPDPLEPSLVMGMLGVSPALLRRRRSGVLTGGSRAARRRWRAARRSAGPD
- a CDS encoding YraN family protein; the encoded protein is MIAVQNAHTALGRYGEEVAARRLAEQGLRVLERNWRCPEGELDIIVLDGDTVAVCEVKTRSEQGFQQPAEAIGTVKAQRLRHLAERWLAERWPEHFVRLAEGVTGAPPPRDDTGAAPRPGDPAPTPPVPPATVVPLPPGGVRIDLVAVVSRARGAARIEHLRGVV
- the lepB gene encoding signal peptidase I translates to MSRLTEEGPGPSGPGAGTDTAAAAPGAAPAARPRRWGAGAVLQTVALVLGLGLLLGGFGLIALDYRPYAVPTGSMEPTISAGDTVLARKVDGGQVGRGDIVVFHDPTWEGGATMVKRVVAVGGDTVAYGSAEHSLAVDGKPVTEPYLAPDQLPGTPFSIQVPAGRLFLLGDNRGSSLDSRSHLEELSGTVPATDVIARVEATVWPSGHAGLRGRTVAFDALGGPVASRPGPLVPAAWASVAGAAVIVLTSLTGPVAALARRARGRR
- the dprA gene encoding DNA-processing protein DprA, with protein sequence MTERAERQTALDLTAGTGPHTGPRTGADTGAGAVRAALPGEERLARVALTRLVEPGTTAVGRWLRSRSAAELIELVRTGQEVPELSLDQQRLEVLRRRLALTDPVADLERLRAIGGRFLVPTDAEWPSQLADLADAQPIGLWVLGTGSLRLLALRSVALVGARACTAYGAHVATELAAALAERGWVVCSGAAYGIDAAAHRGALAVGGMTVAVLACGVDVRYPRGNSELIGRIAEQGQLLSELPPGEHPNRFRFVLRNRVLAALTRGTVVVEAAVRSGALSTARRAQELNRHTMGVCGPVTSELSAGVHALIRGGGATLVTDAAEVAEQIGSIGADLAPPRDSRPRPRDLLHHAAAQLLEAIPGGPAGASVPDLVLRTGFPADQVRKELYGLCSLGFVQRVGSHWRVIR
- the rplS gene encoding 50S ribosomal protein L19, translating into MSNKLAAVDAASLRTDIPAFRAGDTLKVHVRVIEGNRSRVQVFQGVVIRRHGAGIGETFTVRKVSFNVGVERTFPVHTPVVEKIEVVTRGDVRRAKLYYLRDLRGKAAKIKEKRDR